From a single Paenibacillus sp. FSL R5-0345 genomic region:
- a CDS encoding Gfo/Idh/MocA family protein, whose amino-acid sequence MTIRIGKISYWHVHAWDYTKQAQEHEDTVLAAVWDEDAERGKKAAESLNVPFFESLDDLLAQEDIDAVIVDAPTNVHRDVIIAAAKAGKHIFTEKVIAPTHKEVEEIISAVEENEVKLTVSLPRLNDGYTLTIQEVLSQELLGEITYVRVRLSHNGATENWLPDHFFSLEQCGGGALIDLGCHPMYLTKLFLGQDVTGVSANFGYVTGKEVEDNAVVTLYTNSGAIGVVEAGFVNSHSPFTIEVHGTEGTLLYGTPEDKLLLRSNKSADKEEGWKEVALHANRESAFHQWVNHIQKDTFATQNVQTAVELTRLMEAANRSAKEARMIRLADLDA is encoded by the coding sequence ATGACGATTAGAATAGGTAAGATTAGCTATTGGCATGTTCATGCTTGGGACTATACGAAGCAAGCTCAAGAGCATGAGGATACTGTATTAGCTGCGGTTTGGGATGAAGATGCAGAGCGAGGGAAAAAAGCTGCCGAAAGCTTGAATGTTCCTTTTTTCGAATCACTGGATGACCTGCTTGCGCAGGAGGATATAGATGCCGTCATTGTGGATGCACCTACCAATGTGCATAGAGATGTAATCATTGCTGCGGCTAAAGCGGGTAAACATATATTTACGGAAAAAGTAATTGCCCCAACTCATAAAGAAGTCGAAGAAATCATTAGCGCAGTTGAAGAGAATGAGGTGAAGTTGACCGTCTCTTTGCCACGTCTAAATGATGGATATACATTAACGATCCAAGAGGTTCTGAGTCAAGAGCTGCTCGGAGAGATCACTTACGTTAGAGTTCGTTTATCCCATAATGGAGCTACAGAAAACTGGCTTCCTGATCATTTCTTCAGTTTGGAACAATGCGGTGGCGGTGCTTTAATTGATCTTGGCTGTCATCCGATGTATTTGACGAAGCTTTTCTTAGGTCAAGACGTGACCGGTGTAAGTGCTAATTTTGGTTATGTTACGGGCAAGGAAGTAGAAGATAATGCAGTGGTGACGTTATATACGAATTCCGGAGCTATTGGTGTGGTCGAGGCTGGGTTTGTGAATAGTCATTCGCCGTTTACGATCGAGGTGCATGGAACCGAAGGTACGCTTCTTTACGGAACACCAGAGGATAAGCTTCTACTTAGAAGTAACAAATCTGCTGACAAAGAGGAAGGATGGAAAGAAGTAGCGTTGCACGCTAATCGTGAAAGCGCATTCCATCAATGGGTTAATCATATCCAAAAGGATACTTTCGCCACACAGAATGTTCAAACCGCTGTGGAGCTTACGAGATTAATGG
- a CDS encoding GNAT family N-acetyltransferase: protein MNETNQCTIAVLTMADYETTCQMFEESISDAFNKEGIGHLQEDIQSEIDDKKKKALSSLDQANSDTCFFIAKINGTVVGTISYGLCGEAIQICAEHQLDHLGELGSLYVVPRFQGQGIGSVLIKEMMTFLNEQGIEQFCLDSGYQRAQIKWQRKFGKPYKVVKDYWGPDSAHMVWLCNVSDHLK from the coding sequence ATGAACGAGACAAATCAATGTACCATAGCTGTTCTCACCATGGCTGATTATGAAACTACATGCCAGATGTTTGAAGAATCGATATCAGATGCTTTTAATAAAGAGGGAATAGGTCACTTACAAGAGGATATACAAAGTGAAATTGACGATAAAAAGAAAAAGGCACTTTCCTCCCTGGATCAGGCAAACTCGGATACGTGTTTCTTTATCGCTAAAATCAATGGGACGGTTGTGGGTACGATTTCCTATGGTCTCTGCGGTGAGGCGATTCAAATCTGTGCAGAGCATCAGTTGGATCATTTGGGGGAACTGGGTAGTTTATACGTGGTGCCACGCTTTCAGGGTCAAGGGATTGGCTCAGTATTAATTAAGGAAATGATGACATTTCTAAACGAACAAGGAATCGAGCAATTTTGCTTAGACAGTGGATATCAACGCGCACAAATCAAGTGGCAGCGTAAATTTGGGAAGCCTTATAAGGTGGTAAAAGACTATTGGGGACCCGATTCCGCTCATATGGTTTGGTTGTGTAATGTGAGTGATCATTTGAAATAA
- a CDS encoding LysE family translocator, which translates to MNIISFLIYCIVVTFTPGPTNIVILSSVQRSGAKKTMNYVYGATVAFGLLLILSTLLNRVLVEVIPNILIFMQIIGSLYMLYLAYKIFKMGSMEEQSNSNADFWPGFLMQLVNPKVLLFTLTVIPSYVMPFYTSSITLTLFVIIVTVIGFLGFITWIIFGAIFRSFLQHHQKVLNTLMALFLVYSAILISGIL; encoded by the coding sequence ATGAATATAATTTCCTTTTTAATCTACTGCATCGTCGTTACATTTACGCCTGGCCCAACCAATATTGTTATTCTTTCTTCTGTGCAGCGTTCAGGGGCCAAAAAAACTATGAACTATGTATATGGAGCTACGGTGGCTTTTGGACTACTGCTTATCCTTTCAACCTTGCTTAACCGTGTTCTTGTTGAGGTCATCCCAAATATTCTGATCTTTATGCAAATCATTGGGAGCTTATATATGCTTTATCTTGCTTATAAAATCTTTAAAATGGGTTCAATGGAAGAACAGTCTAACTCAAATGCCGATTTTTGGCCAGGCTTTCTTATGCAGCTAGTGAATCCGAAAGTGCTCTTATTTACACTAACCGTCATTCCCAGCTACGTTATGCCATTCTATACTTCATCCATTACCTTGACCCTATTTGTTATAATTGTAACTGTAATCGGATTTCTTGGCTTCATAACATGGATTATTTTTGGCGCGATCTTCAGAAGCTTTCTGCAACATCATCAAAAAGTTCTAAATACCCTGATGGCACTTTTTTTAGTATACTCGGCCATTTTGATATCGGGAATCCTATAA
- a CDS encoding AraC family transcriptional regulator gives METFNYKKSADILTLSASMTDFTYKKHCHEEYALGVTLRGIQQYNLDGSLQSSHKNGVMLFNPEQTHDGRSFDKAGIDYVMLYIKPTIIQDILGKKELRFTSPILYDNKLAQCILALSHAIQHGKEESLCSELLLTLLDLVSHTEIDTDHRTNSNLVKKAKEMMYCSLDHVLKLDDLCKEFDLSKYQFIRAFKMHTGISPYQFFLNCKVEHAKQSIEKTKDIYAAVAECGFVDLTHLNRHFKSVFGITAHEYRLQLH, from the coding sequence GTGGAAACATTCAACTATAAAAAATCGGCAGATATCCTAACCTTGTCAGCTAGCATGACTGATTTCACTTATAAAAAACATTGCCACGAGGAATATGCACTTGGTGTAACGCTTCGCGGCATTCAGCAATATAATCTAGACGGTAGCTTGCAATCCTCCCATAAAAATGGGGTTATGCTGTTCAATCCAGAGCAGACACATGACGGCAGATCGTTTGACAAAGCAGGCATTGATTATGTCATGCTTTATATCAAGCCCACCATTATACAAGATATACTAGGAAAAAAAGAACTGCGGTTCACCTCTCCTATCCTATACGACAACAAATTGGCACAGTGCATATTGGCGCTAAGTCATGCCATACAGCATGGCAAAGAGGAGTCCTTGTGCAGTGAGCTATTGTTAACTCTGCTCGATTTAGTATCCCATACTGAAATAGATACCGACCACAGAACAAATAGTAACCTCGTCAAAAAAGCGAAGGAAATGATGTACTGCAGTTTAGACCACGTGCTGAAGCTAGACGACCTCTGCAAAGAATTTGATCTATCCAAATATCAATTTATCCGAGCGTTTAAAATGCACACAGGAATATCCCCTTATCAATTCTTCTTAAATTGCAAAGTAGAGCATGCCAAACAGTCCATTGAGAAAACCAAGGATATCTATGCAGCTGTGGCAGAGTGCGGATTTGTGGATCTAACTCATTTGAACCGGCATTTTAAAAGCGTGTTTGGCATAACCGCACATGAATACAGGTTACAGCTGCATTGA
- the nagA gene encoding N-acetylglucosamine-6-phosphate deacetylase: MNCILQNVQLVLQDRIVPAANVWIFEGEIIKIDAEALSIPEGDYERIDGGGHLLVPGMIDVHIHGANGFDMMDGTEESIQEVSKACAASGCTSFLATSVSSTLEDLLEMIRSVKRVIGHEVGAKIAGIHLEGPYLNPKRKGMQNEKFLRHPNLEEMNLIFEEAGSLIKMVTIAPELPGGMELISFLKEKGVVIAIAHSDATYEEAKQAFASGASHVTHCFNGMRPIHHRDPGVIVAAFEEKHVSLQAIVDNVHLHPAIIRLMHTLKGPEGMVLITDALQAMGLGDGNYMFGGHHVTVSEGVARLKDGTLASSTVTMNEALRYTVETGIPLIDAVQMASTTPANILELQQKGTITAGFDADLVLLDDEFKVLWTMVDGQIL; encoded by the coding sequence ATGAATTGTATTTTACAAAATGTGCAATTGGTGCTTCAGGATCGTATTGTTCCAGCAGCTAATGTGTGGATTTTTGAAGGGGAAATCATAAAGATAGATGCAGAGGCCCTTTCGATTCCAGAGGGAGATTATGAACGGATAGATGGCGGTGGTCATTTGTTAGTACCCGGAATGATAGATGTTCATATTCATGGCGCTAATGGTTTTGATATGATGGATGGTACGGAAGAGAGCATTCAAGAAGTATCAAAGGCTTGTGCTGCGTCTGGTTGCACCTCATTTCTGGCTACATCTGTCAGTTCTACGCTAGAAGATCTTTTAGAAATGATTCGTAGTGTCAAGCGTGTGATAGGACATGAAGTGGGTGCAAAGATCGCAGGCATTCATTTAGAGGGACCTTACCTGAACCCGAAGCGAAAAGGTATGCAGAACGAAAAGTTTCTGCGTCATCCCAACTTAGAGGAAATGAACCTAATTTTTGAAGAAGCGGGTTCACTCATTAAGATGGTTACAATTGCTCCGGAGTTGCCGGGCGGGATGGAGCTTATTTCCTTTTTGAAAGAAAAGGGCGTAGTAATAGCCATCGCTCATTCGGATGCCACTTATGAAGAAGCTAAACAAGCCTTTGCGTCGGGGGCAAGTCATGTTACGCATTGTTTTAATGGCATGCGGCCTATCCATCATCGAGATCCAGGGGTAATTGTGGCTGCTTTTGAAGAGAAGCATGTAAGCCTTCAAGCGATTGTGGACAATGTCCATCTGCATCCTGCAATTATTCGATTAATGCATACCTTGAAAGGACCGGAAGGCATGGTCTTGATTACAGATGCACTGCAAGCTATGGGATTAGGTGATGGGAATTATATGTTTGGAGGCCATCATGTTACGGTATCCGAGGGGGTAGCGAGACTGAAGGATGGAACATTAGCTTCAAGCACCGTGACTATGAATGAAGCCTTACGTTATACTGTTGAAACTGGAATTCCATTGATCGATGCTGTACAGATGGCTTCAACTACGCCAGCCAATATTCTGGAGCTTCAACAGAAGGGGACGATAACAGCTGGTTTTGATGCTGACCTGGTCCTCTTGGATGATGAATTTAAAGTGCTCTGGACAATGGTGGATGGTCAAATTTTATAA
- a CDS encoding DeoR/GlpR family DNA-binding transcription regulator produces the protein MFQEERLLKILEYLKQHQSMSVQEICTQFDVSRDTARRDIVRLVQEGVVIRTHGGVSLPELQKELLSYQDRLIDKSESKQRIGKTAAQLIQDHETVILDVSTTVQFVAEQITAKDITVVTHSIDNVGILSKREDLQIYVLGGYLNVKNRLLYGPSIIDKLSEIRADKAFIGASAIGADGLYYPYEEDARVKREMARRSDQVILVADHSKFNAKSFYRLDFDFVDILITNRELPSQIREVLDQKNITVIECSEETEEVQSQD, from the coding sequence ATGTTTCAAGAGGAGAGATTGTTGAAGATACTCGAATATTTGAAACAACACCAATCGATGAGTGTTCAAGAGATCTGTACTCAATTTGATGTATCCAGAGATACCGCACGTAGGGATATTGTTAGATTAGTACAAGAAGGTGTTGTGATCCGAACGCATGGAGGGGTATCGTTACCTGAGTTACAAAAAGAATTGTTATCTTATCAGGATCGATTGATCGATAAATCTGAGAGTAAGCAGAGAATAGGGAAGACTGCAGCTCAGCTTATTCAAGATCATGAGACTGTGATTTTAGATGTATCCACCACTGTACAGTTTGTTGCAGAACAAATCACCGCGAAGGATATTACGGTTGTTACACACTCGATTGATAACGTAGGGATCTTGTCCAAACGGGAAGATCTGCAAATTTATGTTCTTGGCGGTTACTTGAATGTGAAAAACCGCTTGTTATATGGTCCTTCCATTATCGATAAACTTAGTGAAATCCGTGCAGATAAAGCCTTTATTGGAGCATCCGCGATCGGTGCTGATGGACTCTACTATCCTTATGAAGAAGATGCGAGGGTAAAAAGAGAAATGGCGCGAAGATCGGATCAAGTGATTTTAGTGGCGGATCACAGTAAATTTAATGCCAAATCCTTTTATCGGCTAGACTTTGATTTCGTTGATATTTTAATTACCAATCGAGAACTCCCAAGTCAGATTAGAGAAGTTCTAGATCAGAAGAACATCACAGTTATTGAGTGTTCAGAAGAGACGGAAGAGGTTCAATCACAAGACTGA
- a CDS encoding DinB family protein yields MLHAYDVLANQLLANANDPSWYVPFEVAVKDLSEEEASWKVTEESNSIVEIVQHLLYWNEAWQTRYKEKSVHAVPSVDNNDTFVVAEGVTFQELQQQLLEVLLRWQELITKDELEADVQGFPDSQWWEVLGNVTTHNAYHVGQIVFIRKIQKSWNRNVK; encoded by the coding sequence ATGCTTCATGCATATGATGTTCTGGCTAACCAGTTGCTAGCGAATGCGAATGATCCAAGTTGGTATGTGCCCTTTGAGGTAGCCGTAAAAGACTTAAGCGAAGAGGAAGCATCTTGGAAAGTAACAGAAGAAAGCAATAGTATTGTTGAGATTGTGCAGCATCTGCTCTACTGGAATGAGGCTTGGCAAACAAGGTATAAAGAAAAGAGCGTCCATGCGGTTCCTTCTGTAGATAACAATGATACCTTTGTTGTTGCAGAAGGAGTAACGTTCCAAGAGCTTCAACAACAACTTTTAGAAGTTCTTCTACGTTGGCAGGAACTGATTACGAAGGACGAATTGGAAGCTGATGTTCAAGGGTTCCCAGACAGTCAATGGTGGGAAGTATTAGGTAATGTGACGACACATAATGCTTATCACGTGGGGCAGATTGTTTTTATTCGGAAGATCCAAAAGAGTTGGAATCGCAATGTGAAGTGA
- a CDS encoding protein adenylyltransferase SelO, translated as MTEKIDIGWNFENSYAHLPESMFTRIKPTPVRKPELVILNEPLAATLGLNSTALHSKDGVQIFAGNEVPKGTESLAQAYAGHQFGHFTMLGDGRAVLLGEQITPQGERVDIQLKGAGRTPYSRGGDGRAGLGPMLREYIISEAMHGLGIPTTRSLSVVTTGEMIIRETEQPGAVLTRVAASHLRVGTFQYVAAWGNADDLRILADYTLQRHYPEVPMEENRYLFLLREVIGRQAELIAKWQLVGFIHGVMNTDNMALSGETIDYGPCAFMDMYNPETVFSSIDQQGRYAYGNQPGIASWNLARFAETLLPLLADDQEQAIQLAEEEIADFKERSYHHWLSGMRAKLGIFNEEVEDVALIEDLLDLMQKYRADYTNTFRALTLEKLEETALFSAAEFTKWHELWQARLSRQQQSKEVSQQLMRNSNPAIIPRNHRVEEALQAAVQQGDYSVMERLLEALSNPYAYTPEQDEYSALPEESARPYRTFCGT; from the coding sequence ATGACGGAGAAGATAGATATAGGATGGAACTTTGAGAACAGTTATGCTCATCTGCCGGAATCCATGTTTACAAGGATCAAACCTACTCCTGTGCGAAAACCGGAGTTAGTTATTTTAAATGAACCATTGGCTGCTACTTTAGGGCTGAATAGTACAGCACTACATAGTAAGGATGGTGTACAGATTTTTGCGGGCAATGAAGTTCCTAAAGGTACAGAGTCGCTTGCTCAAGCCTATGCTGGACATCAATTCGGACATTTTACCATGTTAGGTGACGGCCGAGCTGTGCTGCTGGGTGAACAGATCACTCCCCAAGGTGAACGCGTAGACATTCAGCTTAAAGGCGCGGGAAGAACGCCATATTCTCGTGGTGGGGATGGCCGAGCCGGACTTGGCCCGATGCTGCGTGAATATATCATCAGCGAAGCCATGCATGGCCTTGGTATTCCTACCACTCGCAGCTTGTCGGTGGTCACTACAGGAGAAATGATCATTCGAGAAACAGAGCAGCCCGGTGCTGTTCTTACCCGAGTTGCAGCCAGTCATCTACGGGTGGGTACTTTTCAATATGTTGCAGCATGGGGGAATGCAGATGATCTCCGTATTCTGGCTGATTACACGCTGCAAAGACACTATCCCGAAGTACCTATGGAAGAGAACCGATATCTTTTCCTGCTTCGGGAAGTGATTGGACGCCAGGCTGAACTGATTGCCAAATGGCAGCTTGTAGGATTTATTCATGGAGTGATGAATACGGACAACATGGCGCTTAGCGGAGAAACGATTGATTATGGTCCATGCGCATTCATGGATATGTATAATCCGGAGACCGTATTCAGTTCCATAGACCAGCAGGGTCGCTATGCCTATGGCAATCAGCCGGGGATTGCCTCTTGGAACCTCGCAAGATTCGCGGAGACTCTCCTGCCATTGCTGGCTGATGATCAAGAACAGGCGATTCAGCTCGCTGAAGAGGAGATTGCAGATTTTAAAGAGCGGTCTTATCATCATTGGCTCTCAGGAATGAGAGCGAAGCTCGGAATCTTCAACGAAGAGGTAGAGGATGTTGCGCTAATTGAAGACCTGCTAGATTTGATGCAGAAATACCGGGCGGACTATACCAATACCTTCCGTGCCCTAACTTTGGAGAAGCTGGAAGAAACCGCTCTGTTTAGTGCAGCGGAATTTACCAAGTGGCATGAGTTATGGCAGGCTAGACTTAGCAGACAGCAGCAATCGAAAGAGGTTTCACAGCAGCTAATGCGCAATAGTAATCCTGCGATCATTCCGCGAAACCACAGGGTAGAGGAAGCGCTCCAAGCGGCAGTGCAACAGGGAGATTACAGTGTGATGGAGCGGTTGCTTGAAGCTCTTTCCAATCCTTACGCCTATACCCCTGAACAAGATGAATACTCGGCACTTCCTGAGGAATCAGCAAGACCCTATCGAACCTTCTGCGGCACTTGA
- a CDS encoding L-cysteine desulfidase family protein translates to MGNYLDILHKEVVPAEGCTEPIAVAYAVSLAAELLEGEITGIQLHLSGNIIKNAMGVGIPGTGQTGLPIAAALGAVVGRSHKELEILSGLTPDELKLANDLLERKLLQVEIMDTPEKLYIEAQVKTENHTAIAILAKEHTNIEYLALDGKKVTPKKSKADCGKPGLSDTEAYEGSVDRIFEFISTAPFSDLSFLLEGARMNKAISDEGLRGDYGLQVGKKMNQQSAMNLFGNDVANKIIAATAAASDARMDGSAMPVMTTAGSGNQGIACTLPVISLAELLGKDEETLARALALSNLVTVHIKHYIGRLSPLCGSGIAGGVGANSGIIYLMGGSLEQIKHGIQNTIASLSGMICDGANSTCALKISTSTNTAIQAATLAMNNIAPTTKDGVIFEEVEDTIRNMERLVQEGLADTDKTILNIMLSKGGAK, encoded by the coding sequence ATGGGCAACTATTTGGATATTTTACACAAGGAAGTCGTACCGGCTGAAGGCTGTACAGAGCCGATCGCAGTTGCGTATGCCGTCTCCTTGGCGGCAGAACTTCTCGAAGGAGAAATAACGGGGATTCAGCTGCATCTCAGCGGTAATATTATCAAAAATGCAATGGGAGTGGGCATCCCTGGGACAGGCCAGACAGGTCTGCCTATCGCAGCAGCCCTTGGAGCGGTGGTCGGACGTTCGCACAAGGAGCTGGAAATTCTGTCAGGTCTGACTCCGGATGAGCTAAAGCTGGCTAATGATCTGCTTGAGCGAAAGCTGCTGCAAGTGGAGATAATGGACACTCCTGAGAAGTTATATATTGAAGCACAGGTGAAGACAGAGAACCATACGGCGATTGCCATCCTTGCTAAGGAACACACTAATATTGAATACCTAGCTCTAGACGGAAAAAAAGTGACACCTAAGAAGTCTAAAGCTGACTGTGGAAAGCCCGGTCTGTCCGATACTGAAGCTTATGAAGGCTCTGTAGATCGGATTTTCGAGTTTATAAGTACGGCTCCATTTTCAGACCTTAGCTTCCTCTTGGAAGGTGCTCGGATGAACAAAGCGATCTCCGATGAGGGACTCCGAGGCGATTATGGCTTGCAAGTAGGAAAGAAGATGAACCAGCAATCTGCGATGAATTTATTCGGCAATGATGTGGCGAACAAAATTATAGCGGCCACTGCCGCGGCTTCAGATGCTCGCATGGATGGCAGTGCAATGCCTGTGATGACAACAGCGGGCAGCGGTAATCAAGGCATCGCCTGTACGCTTCCCGTTATATCATTGGCGGAATTGCTCGGCAAGGATGAAGAGACGCTGGCTCGGGCGCTTGCACTGAGCAATCTGGTCACTGTGCATATCAAGCATTATATCGGGCGGTTGTCGCCTTTATGCGGTTCAGGGATTGCTGGCGGGGTAGGAGCGAATAGCGGGATCATTTATCTCATGGGCGGTAGTCTTGAGCAAATTAAGCATGGGATACAGAATACAATAGCTTCTTTGTCAGGCATGATCTGCGACGGTGCGAATTCAACCTGTGCACTGAAGATTTCCACCTCCACCAATACAGCGATTCAGGCAGCCACATTGGCGATGAATAATATTGCCCCTACGACCAAGGATGGAGTTATTTTCGAAGAGGTGGAAGACACTATTCGCAACATGGAGCGACTGGTTCAAGAAGGTCTGGCGGATACTGACAAGACCATTCTAAATATCATGCTCTCCAAAGGTGGAGCGAAGTAA
- a CDS encoding DNA alkylation repair protein, which yields MDLEMVMQELEALGKERTKKIYMSNGAKEPLFGVATGAMKPIFKKTKINQPLAEELYATGNYDAMYFAGIIADPNAMTEADYDRWMDAAYFYMLSDFVVAVTLAEADIAQQVADKWIASGEELRMSAGWSCYCWLLGSRPDVEFSESKLAGMLEMVENTIHDSPERTQYSMNNFLYTVAVSYSPLHDKASETARTVGPVEVNKDKAKSKLIHAYANIQKAVDKAQLGFKRKHVRC from the coding sequence GTGGATTTAGAGATGGTCATGCAGGAGCTGGAAGCGCTCGGCAAGGAACGAACCAAGAAAATATATATGTCCAATGGAGCAAAGGAACCACTATTTGGCGTGGCTACCGGAGCAATGAAGCCAATCTTCAAGAAAACAAAAATAAATCAGCCATTGGCTGAGGAGCTTTATGCGACAGGGAACTACGATGCCATGTATTTTGCCGGCATCATTGCTGATCCCAATGCAATGACGGAAGCGGATTATGACCGATGGATGGATGCGGCTTATTTTTATATGCTGTCCGACTTTGTAGTGGCAGTAACCTTGGCAGAAGCGGATATTGCACAACAAGTGGCCGATAAATGGATCGCGAGCGGTGAAGAGCTGAGAATGTCAGCGGGCTGGAGCTGTTATTGCTGGCTGCTTGGCAGTCGGCCGGATGTTGAGTTTTCCGAAAGCAAGCTTGCTGGTATGCTTGAGATGGTGGAAAATACGATTCATGATTCTCCAGAACGTACCCAATATTCAATGAATAACTTTTTATACACAGTAGCCGTATCTTATTCGCCACTGCATGATAAAGCTAGCGAGACTGCAAGGACTGTAGGTCCAGTTGAAGTCAACAAGGATAAGGCAAAAAGTAAATTGATTCACGCGTACGCAAATATTCAAAAAGCAGTCGACAAAGCTCAGCTTGGTTTTAAACGCAAGCATGTAAGATGTTGA
- a CDS encoding lipase family protein, producing the protein MGTKNNQEQRAIFLAAICGQTYAQFSNTEGLFVVPLDYQIVDTIEARSISEVWERFGFILESPQEIIVAFRGTSSTTDWMSNVMASQERFKYIKEDTLTHRGFTNIYASARDGIISTLDKLSPDKTLYITGHSLGGALATLCAIDIAANTSHISPNLFTYGSPRVGDPNFVNVFKPYVRKSYRYANLFDIVTYAPPHVYKLPKRETKYYYSHVHTFVSLSFQNGSASGNHMIGNYFTELSKLQPRYSEQICLTNPGFCPVVSNPVISASIPPAEPHVPKRS; encoded by the coding sequence ATGGGTACCAAAAATAATCAAGAGCAAAGGGCTATCTTTCTAGCTGCCATCTGCGGACAGACCTATGCGCAGTTCTCAAATACAGAAGGTTTGTTCGTCGTTCCATTAGATTATCAGATCGTGGATACAATTGAAGCAAGATCCATCAGCGAGGTATGGGAACGCTTCGGATTTATTCTGGAATCTCCACAAGAGATTATTGTGGCCTTCCGGGGAACCAGCTCCACAACCGATTGGATGTCTAACGTTATGGCCTCACAGGAGAGATTCAAATACATTAAAGAAGATACCCTTACCCACCGTGGTTTCACGAATATCTACGCATCAGCTCGCGATGGGATTATCTCTACACTTGATAAGCTATCTCCCGATAAAACCTTATACATTACTGGTCACAGCCTAGGTGGAGCACTCGCCACTTTATGTGCTATAGATATTGCGGCCAACACCTCGCACATCTCACCTAATCTGTTCACCTATGGTTCACCACGTGTAGGCGATCCGAACTTTGTTAATGTTTTTAAACCATATGTCCGGAAGAGTTACCGTTATGCCAATCTTTTTGATATTGTTACGTACGCTCCTCCACATGTATATAAGCTGCCTAAACGGGAAACGAAGTACTATTACAGTCATGTCCATACCTTCGTATCACTTTCTTTCCAGAATGGATCTGCAAGTGGCAATCATATGATCGGCAACTATTTTACTGAACTTTCAAAGCTCCAACCACGGTACTCCGAGCAGATATGTTTAACAAACCCCGGATTCTGTCCAGTTGTAAGTAACCCCGTCATAAGCGCATCCATTCCACCAGCTGAACCTCATGTACCAAAAAGGTCGTGA
- a CDS encoding DUF4181 domain-containing protein yields MAIPFIVLILAFSGFFLRVWIVGPDKEKISDDGNELNIKGKLILGLIGLISAIVIMIADGVQGIGMKWFWIVFIIIAVGFQSYIDWKFLKHTKQHIVSMILLVEGVVLVYFFF; encoded by the coding sequence TTGGCCATTCCATTTATAGTATTAATTCTTGCTTTTTCTGGTTTTTTTCTAAGGGTATGGATTGTTGGTCCGGATAAAGAAAAAATCTCTGACGACGGTAATGAGCTAAATATAAAAGGTAAATTAATACTCGGACTTATTGGATTAATTTCGGCAATTGTCATAATGATAGCTGATGGCGTACAGGGGATAGGAATGAAGTGGTTTTGGATTGTATTCATAATTATTGCCGTAGGATTTCAGTCATATATTGATTGGAAATTTTTAAAGCATACGAAACAACATATCGTTTCAATGATTTTGTTAGTCGAAGGTGTGGTGTTAGTTTATTTCTTTTTCTAA
- a CDS encoding flavodoxin domain-containing protein, whose translation MAVLILYATKSGATEQCAKVLSEEIPQSKICNIEIDKPNLEEFDSIILGAGVRDEKIYKAIRDFIKKNKDELLNKKMGYYICNEKPKTTEELIEKNFPDDLKKSAICIESFGGYKAYKAPKEGTDQLKGIFVDKIKEFSKNFK comes from the coding sequence ATGGCAGTACTTATTCTATATGCAACAAAATCAGGAGCAACAGAGCAATGCGCAAAGGTATTATCAGAAGAGATTCCTCAGAGTAAGATCTGTAATATTGAAATAGACAAACCAAATCTTGAGGAATTTGATAGCATTATTTTAGGTGCCGGAGTAAGAGATGAGAAAATATACAAAGCGATTCGTGATTTTATCAAAAAAAATAAAGATGAGTTACTAAATAAGAAGATGGGCTACTATATTTGTAACGAGAAACCGAAAACAACTGAGGAATTAATAGAGAAGAATTTTCCGGATGATCTAAAAAAATCTGCAATATGCATCGAATCCTTTGGTGGTTACAAAGCCTATAAAGCTCCTAAGGAAGGAACGGATCAGCTTAAGGGAATTTTTGTAGATAAAATAAAAGAGTTTTCAAAGAATTTCAAATAG